gaCATTAGAGCCAGACATTAGACAAGAAATCATATCCAACACCCAGTGGATGTTGGATATCATTGAAGGTCTTTATCCAGGTGTGTCAGAAAAAAGCGAAGAACCAGCGTGTGGAAACTGCTTTGTGCCTTTCACGTGACCGTTTATCCCAGAAGGCCATCCCAGCAGCTACAAGGGGGCTCTTTGAATACCTCACCTGTTGCTGCTAGTCCGTTACCTGGGATTTGATATGTACAATGTAATTTTACAatctatatttatatgtaattttgGCCCATTCAATGTTTGTGTATTGTCCTTTCACTCATTTTATCCTTGTTCATTAACTAACATCGGTATTGTTTATTCTGAagttcatttattgtttttgacaTGAAAGCAATGTGGAATCTTGATGAAAATCCACTGTATTGTGgaaaagcattttctttgatttcagaACATTTAACTTTCATCCATTTTAAGGCAAAATTTCTTCTTTCCGtgtaacaaaatataaaaatatttatacaactggaggaaaagtgaaacaaagcaaaaatggagCTCTGTCAAAAACACTTGCAATTAACCAGCACTTCCAAAGAGTAAAACGTGATTATTGTTGCATTcaatgcacacgcacacacacacacacacacacacgcaccacacACCAGTGTACCCAGGAGTAATATGAGTAattatggttttggttttatgtccATCAACTGCTAAACTCTGTGAAAGCCAGTCATGAACTTGAGCATTGTGTCATTATGTGCTGAGTTTATGGAGgtaatgtgttttactgtgatactttaaaCGTTGTGAAAGTTTTTCCAGATTGTGCGATgcttgtttcatgtttttttttttggttggacatgctgtatttatttttgctttgctttcagaCATTAGACCAGACATTAGACAAGAAATCATATCCAACACCCAGTGGATGTTGGATATCATTGAAGGTCTTTATCCAGGTGTGTCAGAAAAAAGCGAAGAACCAGCGTGTGGAAACTGCTTTGTGCCTTTCACGTGACCGTTTATCCCAGAAGGCCATCCCAGCAGCTACAAGGGGGCTCTTTGAATACCTCACCTGTTGCTGCTAGTCCGTTACCTGGGATTTGATATGTACAATGTAATTTTACAatctatatttatatgtaattttgGCCCATTCAATGTTTGTGTATTGTCCTTTCACTCATTTTATCCTTGTTCATTAACTAACATCGGTATTGTTTATTCTGAagttcatttattgtttttgacaTGAAAGCAATGTGAATCTTGATGAAAATCCACTGTATTGTGgaaaagcattttctttgatttcagaACATTTAACTTTCATCCATTTTAAGGCAAAATTTCTTCTTTCCGtgtaacaaaatataaaaatatttatacaactggaggaaaagtgaaacaaagcaaaaatggagCTCTGTCAAAAACACTTGCAATTAACCAGCACTTCCAAAGAGTAAAACGTGATTATTGTTGCAttcaatgcacacacacacacacacacacagacacacaccagtgTACCCAGGAGTAATATGAGTAattatggttttggttttatgtccATCAACTGCTAAACTCTGTGAAAGCCAGTCATGAACTTGAGCATTGTGTCATTATGTGCTGAGTTTATGGAGgtaatgtgttttactgtgatactttaaaCGTTGTGAAAGTTTTTCCAGATTGTGCGATgcttgtttcatgtttttttttttttttttggttggacatgctgtatttatttttgctttgctttcagaCATTAGACCAGACATTAGACAAGAGAATCATATCCAACACCCAGTGGATGTTGGATATCATTGAAGGTCTTTATCCAGGTGTGTCAGAAAAAAGCGAAGAACCAGCGTGTGGAAACTGCTTTGTGCCTTTCACGTGACCGTTTATCCCAGAAGGCCATCCCAGCAGCTACAAGGGGGCTCTTTGAATACCTCACCTGTTGCTGCTAGTCCGTTACCTGGGATTTGATATGTACAATGTAATTTTACAatctatatttatatgtaattttgGCCCATTCAATGTTTGTGTATTGTCCTTTCACTCATTTTATCCTTGTTCATTAACTAACATCGGTATTGTTTATTCTGAagttcatttattgtttttgacaTGAAAGCAATGTGGAATCTTGATGAAAATCCACTGTATTGTGgaaaagcattttctttgatttcagaACATTTAACTTTCATCCATTTCAAGGCAAAATTTCTTCTTTCCGtgtaacaaaatataaaaatatttatacaactggaggaaaagtgaaacaaagcaaaaatggagCTCTGTCAAAAACACTTGCAATTAACCAGCACTTCCAAAGAGTAAAACGTGATTATTGTTGCATTcaatgcacacgcacacacacacacacacacacacgtgtgcactctcacacacacacacacacacacacacacacacagtcctttaACCCTTTCACCACGGCTGAACTTCTTTGTCATTGACAAACTTTCCGTGAGGCGCTGTGGCTCCGGGCGGCAGCAGGGCCAGGTAGACCGGAGTGACGGCGCCCTCGTCTGGTGACCTGGGGGCTTTCGGACCAGCCATGTCGGTGCGCACCCATCCTGGACAGCAGGCATTCAGCAAGatctgtaaaaataataatctccCAGTCAGGCTTCACTGGACACAAAGCCACAAACGTGACAAAGAATGAACGCTTACAAGGACACTGtccttcattttgtcatttacagtattttcttgtGACGTATTTATTATGAAGTCATTCTACACAGTATATCATGAAAACATATTGCAGCATATAAAGTCccattcaactttatttatacatctATCTGTTGAAACAAGCTTGTATGATGTATGGAGGCTTAAAAGTTGTCATATGTGTCAGTGATTACCCCGTCATTCGGTCTCTCCTTGGACAGACGACGAGCCAGGATCATGGACAGGgtctaaaaaacacacacacacacacacacacacacacacacacacacacacacacacacacacacacacacacacacacacacacacacacacacacacacacacacacacacacacacacacacacacacacacaaacacagatacatgTATGTATAATCAATGTGTCTATGCAAGGAAAAGTGGCATTAAAGAAGCATTTTCAGCGTAGAGGTCGATATGAAACCCGCCTCGCCTGACTTTTCCTGCATATTTACACGGTTTAAAGACCTGAACCGGTGAGACAGCCGATTAACACTCCGCAGACAGACTGATCAGTCATACCGTCAGTCCAGTCTTGGACACCCCATACGCCGTCTCAGGCCAGCCGCCCTGCTTGTGCTGGTCCTTCTTGGTCTCGTCGACGAATTGCTGCATCAGTCCCACCAGCTCGTCCTCTGTGATGTCCTCGCTGCGGAAACGCTGCTGGAGGGCGGGGCTGCACTGGTTTAGAGTACGGGAGCCGACGAAGCTGGAGACATTCACCACGCGacctaaaatacacacacacacacacacacacacacacagcggatGTCTGAAGATGCTTACTGCTCACCAAGCctctttgtgtgtctcagtCTCTCTCGCAATATGTCAAACCAAACGGAAATTGtaatttcaacttttttatttttttaaactaatttgtCACCTCTACAACTTATTGGTGAAGCTGGAGAACACCTGCAGACATTACTCAGGGCAGAGGAAGTTACTACAAACGACTATAAAAATCTACGTTTCTGTTTG
This region of Xiphias gladius isolate SHS-SW01 ecotype Sanya breed wild chromosome 11, ASM1685928v1, whole genome shotgun sequence genomic DNA includes:
- the cbr1 gene encoding carbonyl reductase [NADPH] 1, whose translation is MSTRVAVVTGSNKGIGLAIVRALCKQFQGDVYLTARDVGRGQEAVESLVSEGLKPMFHQLDINDLSSITTAAAYFKDKYGGVDVLVSNAGIAFKVADKTPFAVQAEVTLKTNFFATRDMLTHFLPIIKSGGRVVNVSSFVGSRTLNQCSPALQQRFRSEDITEDELVGLMQQFVDETKKDQHKQGGWPETAYGVSKTGLTTLSMILARRLSKERPNDGILLNACCPGWVRTDMAGPKAPRSPDEGAVTPVYLALLPPGATAPHGKFVNDKEVQPW